One segment of Tenrec ecaudatus isolate mTenEca1 chromosome 1, mTenEca1.hap1, whole genome shotgun sequence DNA contains the following:
- the LOC142444416 gene encoding calcium-independent mitochondrial carrier protein SCaMC-3L-like — MPPPPSPSQDWNPPNTLLPAPVFSQVADHKQKPATYQQLLDNGEVLMVPIGDARMDKEGAWWKILLSGAVAGTVSRTSTAPLDRTRVHMQVYSSKKHLMNLLGGLRSLIQEGGFRSLWRGNGINVLKIAPEYGIKFLVFEECKAHFGESSNPIFQEDVLAGSLVVAVSQTLINPLEVLKTRLTLGRTGQYDGLGDCVGQILRREGPAAFYRGYAPNMLGIIPYACTDLAVNKMMNNIRVKSRGDNEEHSQAYNIYTQTVSTVCGQMASYPLTLLRTKLQAKDTVEGSKPTMRAIFRDIVAEQGWPGLFRGLTPTLLKVIPAVAISCTVYTTMKSTLGV, encoded by the exons ATGCCCCCGCCCCCATCACCCTCGCAGGACTGGAATCCCCCGAACACTCTCCTTCCCGCGCCTGTGTTCAGCCAGGTGGCTGACCACAAGCAAAAGCCTGCCACCTACCAGCAG CTGTTGGATAATGGAGAAGTCCTGATGGTCCCCATTGGGGACGCAAGGATGGACAAGGAGGGGGCCTGGTGGAAGATTCTGCTCTCTGGAGCCGTCGCGGGAACCGTGTCCCGCACCAGCACCGCCCCTCTGGACCGGACCCGAGTGCACATGCAG GTTTACTCTTCCAAAAAACACCTTATGAACCTGCTGGGGGGGTTACGGAGCCTGATCCAGGAGGGAGGCTTCCGCTCGCTGTGGCGCGGCAATGGTATAAACGTGCTCAAGATCGCCCCTGAGTATGGGATCAAGTTTCTCGTCTTCGAAGAG TGTAAAGCTCATTTCGGGGAGTCCTCAAACCCCATCTTCCAGGAGGATGTCTTGGCGGGGTCTCTGGTGGTGGCCGTTTCCCAGACGCTCATCAACCCCTTGGAG GTGCTGAAGACCCGCCTCACGCTGGGACGCACAGGCCAGTACGATGGCCTAGGTGACTGCGTCGGCCAGATTCTTCGCCGTGAAGGCCCGGCCGCGTTCTATAGGGGTTATGCGCCCAACATGCTTGGCATCATCCCGTATGCCTGCACTGACCTGGCTGTCAATAAg ATGATGAACAACATACGGGTAAAGAGCAGAGGGGATAACGAAGAACACAGCCAGGCTTACAACATCTACACACAGACGGTGTCCACAGTGTGTGGCCAGATGGCTAGCTATCCCCTGACGCTATTAAGGACCAAGCTCCAAGCAAAAG ATACTGTGGAGGGCTCAAAGCCCACCATGCGGGCCATTTTCAGAGACATCGTGGCTGAGCAGGGCTGGCCGGGGCTCTTCCGAGGCCTAACACCCACTCTGTTAAAAGTTATCCCGGCTGTGGCCATCAGCTGCACGGTCTATACAACAATGAAAAGCACCCTGGGAGTTTAG